In Brassica napus cultivar Da-Ae unplaced genomic scaffold, Da-Ae ScsIHWf_166;HRSCAF=303, whole genome shotgun sequence, one DNA window encodes the following:
- the LOC125598252 gene encoding reactive Intermediate Deaminase A, chloroplastic-like encodes MIMRVIDSVEFCKKKNAEKKEVVATEKAPAALGPYSQAIKANNLVFVSGVLGLIPETGKFVSDNVEDQTEQILKNMGEILKASGVDYSSVVKTTIMLADLGDFKKVNEIYAKYFPAPSPARSTYQVAALPLNAKIEIECIAAL; translated from the exons ATGATAATGAGAGTTATTGACAGTgttgaattttgtaaaaaaaaaaatgcagagAAGAAGGAAGTTGTGGCGACAGAGAAAGCACCAGCTGCTTTGGGACCATACTCTCAGGCCATCAAAGCCAACAATCTCGTTTTCGTTTCCGGTGTTCTTGGTCTTATACCTGAG ACTGGAAAGTTTGTTTCGGACAACGTTGAAGATCAGACTGAGCAG ATACTCAAGAACATGGGGGAGATACTGAAAGCTAGTGGTGTTGATTACTCCTCCGTGGTGAAGACAACGATCAT GCTTGCTGACTTAGGTGACTTCAAGAAAGTGAACGAGATTTACGCCAAAT ACTTCCCAGCTCCTTCACCAGCGCGATCGACATATCAAGTCGCAGCTTTGCCACTAAACGCCAAGATTGAGATTGAATGTATTGCAGCACTCTAG